A genome region from Pan paniscus chromosome 17, NHGRI_mPanPan1-v2.0_pri, whole genome shotgun sequence includes the following:
- the SOCS6 gene encoding suppressor of cytokine signaling 6 — MKKISLKTLRKSFNLNKSKEETDFMVVQQPSLASDFGKDDSLFGSCYGKDMASCDINGEDEKGGKNRSKSESLMGTLKRRLSAKQKSKGKAGTPSGSSADEDTFSSSSAPIVFKDVRAQRPIRSTSLRSHHYSPTPWPLRPTNSEETCIKMEVRVKALVHSSSPSPALNGVRKDFHDLQSETTCQEQANSLKSSASHNGDLHLHLDEHVPVVIGLMPQDYIQYTVPLDEGMYPLEGSRSYCLDSSSPMEVSAVPPQVGGRAFPEDESQVDQDLVVAPEIFVDQSVNGLLIGTTGVMLQSPRAGHDDVPPLSPLLPPMQNNQIQRNFSGLTGTEAHVAESMRCHLNFDPNSAPGVARVYDSVQSSGPMVVTSLTEELKKLAKQGWYWGPITRWEAEGKLANVPDGSFLVRDSSDDRYLLSLSFRSHGKTLHTRIEHSNGRFSFYEQPDVEGHTSIVDLIEHSIRDSENGAFCYSRSRLPGSATYPVRLTNPVSRFMQVRSLQYLCRFVIRQYTRIDLIQKLPLPNKMKDYLQEKHY, encoded by the coding sequence ATGAAGAAAATTAGTCTTAAAACCTTACGGAAATCTTTTAACTTGaataaaagtaaagaagaaacTGATTTCATGGTAGTACAACAACCATCGCTAGCCAGTGACTTTGGAAAAGATGATTCCTTATTTGGTAGCTGCTATGGTAAAGATATGGCCAGCTGCGATATCAACGGTGAAGATGAAAAAGGCGGAAAAAACAGATCAAAAAGCGAGAGCCTGATGGGTACGCTAAAAAGGCGGCTTTCTGCAAAACAGAAGTCAAAAGGCAAGGCGGGCACACCCTCTGGGAGCTCCGCCGACGAGGacaccttctcctcctcctcagcaccCATAGTCTTTAAAGACGTGAGAGCTCAGAGGCCGATAAGGTCCACCTCGCTCCGCAGCCATCACTACAGTCCCACGCCGTGGCCTCTGCGGCCCACAAACTCCGAGGAGACCTGCATCAAGATGGAGGTGAGAGTCAAGGCCTTGGTTCACTCTTCCAGCCCGAGTCCAGCCCTGAATGGCGTCCGGAAGGATTTCCACGACCTCCAGTCTGAGACCACGTGCCAGGAGCAAGCCAATTCACTGAAGAGCTCGGCTTCTCATAATGGAGACCTGCATCTTCACCTGGATGAACATGTGCCTGTCGTTATTGGACTTATGCCTCAGGACTACATTCAGTATACTGTGCCTTTAGATGAGGGGATGTATCCTTTGGAAGGATCACGGAGCTATTGTCTGGACAGCTCTTCTCCCATGGAAGTCTCTGCGGTTCCTCCTCAAGTGGGAGGGCGCGCTTTCCCCGAGGATGAGAGTCAGGTAGACCAGGACCTAGTTGTCGCCCCAGAGATCTTCGTGGATCAGTCCGTGAATGGCTTGTTGATTGGCACCACGGGAGTCATGTTGCAGAGCCCGAGAGCGGGTCACGATGATGTCCCTCCACTCTCACCATTGCTACCTCCAATGCAGAATAATCAAATCCAAAGGAACTTCAGTGGACTCACTGGCACAGAAGCCCACGTGGCTGAAAGTATGCGCTGTCATTTGAATTTTGATCCGAACTCTGCTCCTGGGGTTGCAAGAGTTTATGACTCAGTGCAAAGTAGTGGTCCCATGGTTGTGACAAGCCTTACAGAGGAGCTGAAAAAACTTGCAAAGCAAGGATGGTACTGGGGACCAATCACACGTTGGGAGGCAGAAGGGAAGCTAGCAAACGTGCCAGATGGTTCTTTTCTTGTTCGGGACAGTTCTGACGACCGTTACCTTTTAAGCTTGAGCTTTCGCTCCCATGGTAAAACACTTCACACTAGAATTGAGCACTCAAATGGTAGGTTTAGCTTTTATGAACAGCCAGATGTGGAAGGACATACGTCCATAGTTGATCTAATTGAGCATTCAATCAGGGACTCTGAAAATGGAGCTTTTTGTTATTCAAGGTCTCGGCTGCCTGGATCTGCAACTTACCCCGTCAGACTGACCAACCCAGTGTCCCGGTTCATGCAGGTGCGCTCGTTGCAGTACCTGTGTCGTTTTGTTATACGTCAGTATACCAGAATAGACTTAATTCAGAAACTGCCTTTGCCAAACAAAATGAAGGATTATTTACAGGAGAAGCACTACTGA